The nucleotide sequence CTTGCCGCACCCGTGCAACAAGATCCACGGCACCGCCCCGGACTGCCTCTACGCGGTCGGGTGGAACGGGATGATCGCGCGCTGGAACGGTAGCGCCTGGGATGCGCTCGCGACGCCCTTCGACGGCATCATCACGGACGTGCACGTCGAGTCCCCCACCGAGCAATACGCGGTCACGCTGACCGGCGCGCTGCTCGAGGGCTCCGGCACCGCCTGGGAACAAACCGGCCAAAACCCCCTCGGGGCCACGCCGTTCTCCTGCGTCGCCAAGTTCCGGGGCGAGGTCTACATCGGGGCCAACGAGGTGGGCCTGATGAAGCGCACCGTCGACGGAGGCGTCGCGGAGTTCAAGCCCAAGCTCGGCGCGGTCCACCTGGAAGCGCGGGAGACGCTGATCATCACGTGCGCAACCCGCATCTCGGGCTCCGGCGACGGCGAGCGGTTCGCTTCCTGCGCAGTCGACGCGTTCGCGAAGAACACCGCCAACAGCCCCCTCGCGGGACTTCGCTAGACCGTCTCCAACGGCTCGGGCAGAGACCCACCGCCATCCCGCCGCCCGCGCGCGGGTCGTGCGGTGCCGAAGGTAGTTGCTATGCCAAGTGTCTCGACCGCGCGAAGGTAGTTGCTATGCCAAGTGTCTCGACCGCGCGAAGGTACTTGCTATGCCAAGTACCGCTCCCGACACACCAACCCCCTGCATCGCGCCCCGCGCCCTCAGTCGAACAGCTTCGTCGCGCGCTCCACGGTAGCCGCGCGGCTGACCCACAGCTCCAGGGTCGGCAGATCCGCACATTTGCGAATGCGCCGCTCCACCGCGCGCGACACGCGCAAGTCGCGTGCCTCTAGGACGCGAAGTATCGCGTTCGCCGTTGCGAGAACCGTCGCTTCCTCGCGTCCCGCCTTGCTCGCGTTCTCCTTCAGCCTTCGCAGGAACTCGCTACTGGGTTCGTATTGGACCATGATGATCTTCTCCACCTCGCGACGCGCGCGCCTCGACAGGGCATTGAAAATGAGGTCGACACACAGTGTAGCGTCGTCCTCGGGGAGTGTCACGGCGCCCGCCACCGCCGCAGCACTCATCTGCACCGCACGGAAGTCGCGCCTTCGCTGGTGAAGTCTGTCTTGCACGCGACTCAACTCGCGTTGGAACGCGCGTCGTGCGGACGTCCAGGCGAGTCCCATCTCGACCGCGCGAAGGTACTTGCTACGCCGCCAAGCCAAGTACTTGGCAGTATGAGCAGCGCGCGTTTCGCCACGTCATTACCCCACCCATGAGTTTGCAAGTTCCCGCATGTCTGCCAGGTCGAGACGCAAGATCTCTGCTCCTCGACTCAGGCTGATCTTCTCTCGCTCGATGGCCAGGCGGACCAACCGGTTCAGACGGTCCTCGCGGAAGTCGTCGTCGACCAAGCTCGCAGGCTCGTCTGCGACGCGGTCCGCGGGTTGCCCACCGAACTCGTGGGGCTTGAGCGCGTGGGGCTCGCTGGTTCGAGTCAGGCGCTGTCCGTGCTGACGTGCGTACGCGGAATGAAACTGTGCCCACACGCGCGCCCGCTCCGCTGGCGGCAGCCCGACAGCGAAACGGTACAGCACTGATTGCCAACTCACCTTGAAGATGCGCTTGACCTTGAACACTCTATCCACGAGCCCGAGGCCACGCGCCTCTTCCCATTCTTTCTGGAAGAGCCCGTCGGGCATGAGAAAGTGACCGGCGAACGCGTCGGCCTCTTTCTCCTCGGCTTCCTGTTCTTCTGTCTGCTCCACGTCATAGGCGCCGGGATGCAGCAGCAGATGCCCGAGTTCGTGAGCGGCGGTGAAGATCCACCGCTCCACGGATATTCGGTCCCACACATTCACGAAGACCGCCGGGCCACCATCCTCGTGTCCAACTGACAATCCGAAGAAGCCCTCCGACGCGACCGGTGCTGTCAGCACCTTCACGCCGTTGTCTTCGAGCAGACCGCACATGTCGCGCACGATATCCTCGTGCGCGCCGCTGGTGAGCTCGAGAGCTTCGCGGGCTTGGACCGCCGCCTCCTTCGCAAACCCCACGCCGCGCCGCTTCAAACGCGCGAGCCGGGCGGCTAGGTCCGTGAGCCTCCACTGCGCCTTGCTGCCAACCAGCGCCTCGACTTCTTCGTAGTCGTCGAGCCACCGAGCCACGTCCGCCAGGATGTTCTCCCGCGTCATCATCCGCTTGTTCGCTCGAAAGCGAACATGGCGTAGCTCTCGAACCGGCGCGAGCAGCTCTGGAACCGAAACCCCAAGTGCCGTGGAGATTCGCTGAAGCGAATCCAGCCGCGGGGTCACCTTGCCGGTTTCTATCTCCCGATACCCGACGCGCGACAGACCCGCAGCCTCAGCCACAGCACGCTGGCTCAGCCCCTTGGCGGTGCGGAGTCGGCGCAGATTTGCCGGCAGTGCGACGGGATCAACCACCTTGAAAAGTTATCATCTAGGCAAGAGTTGTCAAAAAGAACATTACGGCGCCGCCGCGCCCACCGCTCGCGCCGCGCGGACGCGGCCATGGATGACCGCGCTGAGCACACCGAGCTCGGGATTCGCGATCGCGTCGCGCCCGTCCGTGACGAGCTCGGCGGTGACTCCAACAAGTTTGCGTAGGCTCATCTGCACCGCGCGGAAGTCGCCTTCGCTGGAGAAGTCTGTCTTGGACAGACTCGACTCAGCTGGTGTTGGGACGCGTGTTCGCGAGTGCCGCCCGGCAACTCGCCTTCGCTGGTGAAGGCTGTCTAGGCCGAACTCGACACAGCTCGTCTTGGCGCGCGTACTCGTGCGTCCTGCCGGCAACTCGCCTTCGCTGGAGAAGTCTGTCTTGGACAAGCGCGACGCAGCTCGTCTTGGGGCGCGTACTCGATCGCGCGAAGGTACTTGCTATGCCAAGTGTCTCGACCGCGCGAAGGTACTTGCTATGCCAAGTACCGCTCCTGACACACCAACCCCCTGCATCGCGCCCCGCGCCTTCAGTCGAACAGCTTCGTCGCGCGCTCCACGGTCGCCGCGCGGCTGACCCACAGCTCCAAGGTCGGCAGATCCGCACATTTGCGAATGCGCCGCTCCACCGCGCGCGACACGCGCAGATCGCGCGCCTCTAGGACGCGAAGTATCGCGTTCACCGTCGCTTCCTCGCGTCCTTCTTCGCGTCCTTCTTCGCGTCCTTCTTCGCGCCCTTCCTCGCGTCCTTCTTCGCGTCCTTTTTTGCGCCCTTCCTCGCGTCCCGCTTTGCTCGCGTTCTCCTTCAACCTTCGCAGGAACTCGCTACTGGGTTCGTATTGGACCATGATGATCTTCTCCACCTCGCGACGCGCACGCCTCGACAGGGCATTGAAAATGAGGTCGACACACAGTGTAGCGTCGTCCTCGGGGAGTGTCACGGCGCCCGCCACCGCCGCCGCGCCCACCGCTCGAGCCTAGCGGCCGCGGCCATGGATGACCGCACTGAGCACATCGAGCTCGGGATTGGCGATCGCGTCGCGCTCCTCAGTGACGAGCGGAACGTTCGCCGGCCCTAGCACCAAGGGGCGCAGCACGAAACCGGGGTGCCCGGTGTCGATCGGTCGTGCCGCCCAGCGAGCCACGGCGCCCGTGGTCGCCAGCACCAAGAGCACCACGGGATGCCCGGTGGTCGACCAACGCGCCGCCACGTAGCGCGGCCAGCTGCGGACCTTCTTGCCGTCCTTGCGTCGCTGGATCTCCACGATG is from Polyangiaceae bacterium and encodes:
- a CDS encoding XRE family transcriptional regulator — encoded protein: MVDPVALPANLRRLRTAKGLSQRAVAEAAGLSRVGYREIETGKVTPRLDSLQRISTALGVSVPELLAPVRELRHVRFRANKRMMTRENILADVARWLDDYEEVEALVGSKAQWRLTDLAARLARLKRRGVGFAKEAAVQAREALELTSGAHEDIVRDMCGLLEDNGVKVLTAPVASEGFFGLSVGHEDGGPAVFVNVWDRISVERWIFTAAHELGHLLLHPGAYDVEQTEEQEAEEKEADAFAGHFLMPDGLFQKEWEEARGLGLVDRVFKVKRIFKVSWQSVLYRFAVGLPPAERARVWAQFHSAYARQHGQRLTRTSEPHALKPHEFGGQPADRVADEPASLVDDDFREDRLNRLVRLAIEREKISLSRGAEILRLDLADMRELANSWVG